Part of the Stackebrandtia endophytica genome is shown below.
GGCACGGCTGTGGGATGCCGCCGTCACCGCCGGCGACCTATACAAACAGCCCTACCGGGGCCGCTACTGCGTCGGTTGCGAACAGTTCTACTCCGATGACGAACTGATCGACGGCCGCTGTCCCGAACACGGCACCATTCCGCAACCGGTCGAGGAGGACAACTGGTTCTTCCGATTGTCACGGTATGCCGGGCGACTGCGAGAACTGATCGCCTCGGACACGGTGCGCATTCGTCCGGAGGTCCGCCGAAACGAGGTACTCGGGTTCATCGACAGTGGACTGAGCGATTTCAGCGTGTCACGGTCGGCCGAACGCTCCCACGGTTGGGGTGTACCGGTTCCCGGTGACCCGTCTCAGGTCATGTACGTGTGGTTCGACGCGTTGAGCAACTACATCACCGCCCTCGACTACGCCACGACCGGTGAGGCGTTCCAGCGCTGGTGGAGCGACGCCGACCAGCGGGTACATGTCATCGGCAAGGGCATCATCCGGTTCCACGCGGTCTACTGGCTCGCGATGCTGCTGTCGGCCGGGCTTCGGCTGCCGTCGCAGATCCTGGTGCACGACTACCTCACCGCCGGTGGCCGAAAGATCGGCAAGTCGCTGGGCAACTCCGTTGATCCGGTGGCCCTGGTCGAGCAGTACGGCGGCGACGCGGTCCGATGGTGGCTGTTGCGGGAGGTTCCACCGGTCGGAGATACCGACTTCACGGTCGACCGACTGGTCAATCGAGCCAATGAGGATCTCGCGAACGGACTGGGCAACCTGGTCAACCGGGTCACATCGATGGTTCACAAGTACCGGGCCGGACGGGTTCCCCCGCTCGACGACCAGGCCCGGGAACGGTTGCGCGCCACCGAGGACCGGGTCGCCGAAGCAGTGGACCGGGCGATGGCCGACTACGACCTTCGGGGTGCGGCATCCGCGGTGTGGGAACCGGTGGACGAGGCCAACCGGTTCGTACAGGACTCCCGTCCGTGGGAACTGGCCAAGGCCGAACGTGCCGGTGACGCGGAGGCCGGCCGCCGGCTGGACGAGGTGCTGGCGCGGCTGGTGGCCGACTGCCGATTGGTCGGGCGGGAACTGCGCCCATTCCTGCCGCACCTGGCCGAACAGGTGACCGCCGCCTGCACCGGCGACCCGCTGCCCACCGCCACGCCGGTTTTCCCTCGATTGGGGGTTGATTGAGCGGTGAGGGTGCCACCTGACGGCGATGTCACGACATAAGCTGGGTCATCGTGAACCGGGCCAGATCTCAAACCGTCCGTCGACACCTCAACGGACAGCTGTCGGCACCGTTGCGCGCCTACCTTCGCACCGAGGCCGGTGGAGCCGCGCTGCTGCTGGGGGCCGCGGTGATCGCGCTGATCTGGGCGAACTCGCCATGGTCGGACAGCTACGTCGAACTGTGGCACACACGCGGCATCGTCGAATTCGGCGCGCTGGGTTTCGACATGTCGTTCGGGCATTGGGTCAACGACGGTCTGATGGTGGTGTTCTTCTTCGTCATCGGGCTGGAGGTGCGTCGAGAATGGTCGATGGGTGAACTCACCGATCGACAACGGGCGATCCTGCCGCTGGTGGCGGGCGTGGGCGGCATGGTCGTCCCGGTGGCGCTGTACCTGTTGATCAGTCCCGGTGGTGAAGCCTCCGCCGGTTGGGGCGTGGTCATCGGCACCGACACCGCCTTCCTGTTGGGTGCCTTGGCCTTGGTGGGCCCCGCCTGCTCCACGCAACTGCGGATCTTCTTGTTGACACTGACGGTGGTCGACGACCTGGTCGCCGTGAGCGTCATCGGATTCGCCTACTCCGAATCCCTGGACCTGGGTTCACTGGCCGTGGCACTGTTGTGCCTGGTCTTCCTGGTGCTGTTCGACCGGTTCGGAGTCTGGCGCTCCTGGCCCTACATCGTGGTCGTGGTTATTCTGTGGGCGGCCACCGTCGCCTCCGGGGTGCACCCGTCGATCGCCGGCATGGCGGCCGGCCTGTTGATCCCGGCCTACGCCGCCCGGCGGCAGGAGGTCGAGGGTGCGGCCCAACTGTTCGCCGCGTTCCGGCAGTCGCCGCAACCGTCGGTGGGCTACGACGCCAAAACCGGGCTGGCCCGGGCGGTCTCGGTCAACGAACGGTTGCAGGTGGTGCTGCACCCGTGGACCAGTTACCTCGTGGTGCCGATCTTCGCGTTGGCCAACGCCGGGGTGGATCTGCGCGACGGAGTGCTTCAAGACGCGCTGACCTCACCGGTCACGTGGGCGGTGGTCGTCGGCCTGGTGGTGGGAAAGACGATCGGCATCGGCGTCGCGACGCTCGGCGGACAACGACTCGGCATGGGGCGACTGCCAACCGGGGTCGCACCCGGCCACGTCGTCGGGGGCGCCGCGCTGTCGGGCATCGGTTTCACGGTCTCACTGTTGATCGTGGAACTGGCCTTCGGCGACAGCGTCGTCGGTGACGAGGCACGCGTCGGAGTGTTGCTGGCGGCGGTGCTCGCCGTGTTGTTGGGCGCCGTCGTCTTCCAGATCGCCGCACGATTCCGAGGCGAGACCTCGGCGAGTCTGCCGATGGTGCTGGACCGACCGGTCGACCCGGAGACCGACCACATTCGAGGTCCGGTGGACGCCCCGCTGACGCTGGTCGAGTACGGGGACTTCGAATGTCCGTTCTGTGCCCGCGCCACCGGGGTGACCCGGGAACTGCGTGACCATTTCGGAGACCGGTTGCGATACGTGTTCCGGCATCTCACGCTGCCGGAGGTGCATCCGCACGCCGAGTTGGCCGCGCAGGCCGCCGAAGCAGCCGGGAAGCAGGGACGATTCTGGGAGATGCACGACCTGTTGTTCGAACGGCAGGACCGACTGGAACCAGCCGATCTGGCCGGCTACGCCGTCGATCTGGGCCTCGACCTCGAACAGTTCCTCGATGACATCAACGATCCCGAGACCGTCCATAAAGTACATGCTGACGTGGCCAGCGCCGAGAACAGCGGCGCACGAGGAACTCCCACCTTCTTCATCGGAGACCGCCGCCACCTGGGTGCCCATGACACTCAAAGCCTGATCGCCGCATTGTCCGGCCGTTAGCCACCGTGGACGGTGTTCACCCAACGGCACACTTGGGGTAGGCAAAGTGTCACGATATGAGTGTATTCTTGTCTGTCTTACATCACAGCTTCTTGAGTTGAACGCTGAATGGCAAGCATGGTCGCCGATCCTCCCGCGGCCGCATTGACCTCGGCGACAACTCAAGACGCGCGTTGCGGTTGTGGAGGCGACATGACCTATGCACCTCGGAAACTTCTCGACGCTCGCGAGTACATCATCGCCAAGTACGGCGTACCCGCCAACGCCGTCGGCATCGTCGGCGGCCCCGACCACCAGGGCGGGTACCACTGTGGAGCAGATCGGACGGTGAACAACGACTACTCGGTGGTGGAGTCGGATCGAGACCGAAAGGGACTGACCGACGCCGCGGCGGCGTTGGACATCGGGACCTTCTCCAAGAAGGTCGGCTCCCGCACCATCAACCTGCGGAAGTTCTCGGTGTGGCTGGTCAAACAGTGCAGGGCCGGTACCGCCGACACCAAAGACATCCGCGAGGTCATCTACACCGAGAACGGTTCCACCGTCAAACGATGGGACCGACTCGGCATCCGTTCCGGCGGCGATGACTCTCACCTGTGGCACACCCACATCTCGTATTTCCGCGACAGCGAGAAACGCGACAAGACCGCACTGTTCAAGCGATACCTGGAGGGCGACGTGAGCGCGAAAGACGTCTGGAACGGCTACTTCATCGACAAAATCGATCAGGACTCGGGTTCAAGCCCCCGGATGCGGCCGGAATCCTACCTGGCCTGGAACCACGAATACGCCAAACAACAACTCGCCCAGGGCCGCGAAATCCTCGCCAACCAAACCGCGATGATGGCCGCCATCAAGGGCGCCAAACCCGAGGAGATCCAAACCGCGGTCCGCACCGAACTCGACCGCGCCGCCGAGACCGATCGCACCGAGAGAGCAACGGAACGAACCGAGCTGGTCAGTCCGATAGCCGACGCGATCCTCCGACTCGACGACAGCCTGGACCGGTCGAAGGTGGAGGAGGCGATCCGCAAGGGGCTGGAGCAAACCTCCTGACCTCCCGATCGACCCGGCATCCGCACCCTGACGCCCCACCGCTGTGTCTCCCGTCGGCGGTACCGGTGAAGGGTGCGGTTTTTTAAGGCTGCATCCAGGGTTCACCCGGCTCGGAGCTGTCCCGCCATTCGTGATGCTGACCGGTCCCGTCGGGGGTCGCCTTCAGCCTGGCGGCGACCGCTTCGGCGGCCTCCAAGGTCTCATACGCGCGGCAACCCGCCCAGTCACAGCGGCCGGACATCTCGACCACGTACCGCGTGTCGACGATGCGCGTGATCGTCAC
Proteins encoded:
- the nhaA gene encoding Na+/H+ antiporter NhaA codes for the protein MNRARSQTVRRHLNGQLSAPLRAYLRTEAGGAALLLGAAVIALIWANSPWSDSYVELWHTRGIVEFGALGFDMSFGHWVNDGLMVVFFFVIGLEVRREWSMGELTDRQRAILPLVAGVGGMVVPVALYLLISPGGEASAGWGVVIGTDTAFLLGALALVGPACSTQLRIFLLTLTVVDDLVAVSVIGFAYSESLDLGSLAVALLCLVFLVLFDRFGVWRSWPYIVVVVILWAATVASGVHPSIAGMAAGLLIPAYAARRQEVEGAAQLFAAFRQSPQPSVGYDAKTGLARAVSVNERLQVVLHPWTSYLVVPIFALANAGVDLRDGVLQDALTSPVTWAVVVGLVVGKTIGIGVATLGGQRLGMGRLPTGVAPGHVVGGAALSGIGFTVSLLIVELAFGDSVVGDEARVGVLLAAVLAVLLGAVVFQIAARFRGETSASLPMVLDRPVDPETDHIRGPVDAPLTLVEYGDFECPFCARATGVTRELRDHFGDRLRYVFRHLTLPEVHPHAELAAQAAEAAGKQGRFWEMHDLLFERQDRLEPADLAGYAVDLGLDLEQFLDDINDPETVHKVHADVASAENSGARGTPTFFIGDRRHLGAHDTQSLIAALSGR
- the metG gene encoding methionine--tRNA ligase, which produces MSRFYITTAIPYVNSTPHIGFALELVQADALARHRRHRGDQVRFLTGTDDNSLKNVQAAQAEGIDTGELVTRNAGHFEALRGPFELSFDDFIRTGSDPRHAPGAARLWDAAVTAGDLYKQPYRGRYCVGCEQFYSDDELIDGRCPEHGTIPQPVEEDNWFFRLSRYAGRLRELIASDTVRIRPEVRRNEVLGFIDSGLSDFSVSRSAERSHGWGVPVPGDPSQVMYVWFDALSNYITALDYATTGEAFQRWWSDADQRVHVIGKGIIRFHAVYWLAMLLSAGLRLPSQILVHDYLTAGGRKIGKSLGNSVDPVALVEQYGGDAVRWWLLREVPPVGDTDFTVDRLVNRANEDLANGLGNLVNRVTSMVHKYRAGRVPPLDDQARERLRATEDRVAEAVDRAMADYDLRGAASAVWEPVDEANRFVQDSRPWELAKAERAGDAEAGRRLDEVLARLVADCRLVGRELRPFLPHLAEQVTAACTGDPLPTATPVFPRLGVD